GAGCCAGTCACGGTCATCGTGCATGCGATCTTCCATATATATGCGCGCACGCTGCTTGAGGGCGAGCTTGATCGCCTGCAGCGCCATCGGCGGCTTCTTCGCCAGCGAAGTGGCAAGCTTAAGAGCAGCCGGCATCAGCTCCGCCGACGAACAGACCTCGTCAACCAGACCGAGGGTGCGGGCCTGCTCGGCCTTGAGCGGCGTACCGTCGAAGAGCAGGTCGCGGGCCGCTTTCGGACCGACTAACTCGGCAAGTAATGTGGCCGCGCCGGCCGGAAAGCTGAGCCCGATGCGAATCTCTGGAAAACCGATACGCCCCTTCTTTGCCGACATCAGCCGGTACTCCGAAAAAAGGGCGAAGACGGCGCCCGCCCCCATGCAATGACCGCCCACGGCGGCGACGATCGGTTGCGGCAGGCGCAGAAGCTCGAGCGTGCTCTGTAAGATGATATCGACGGCGCGGTGGATATGCTGAAAATCCCGATCGACGAACATGTTCGGGTCCAATCCGTTTGAGAAATACTCTTCACTGGCGCTGCTCAAAAGCACGGCCCGTATCTCTTTATCCTGACCGATTTCGATCAGGTGCTTTGAGAAGCTGAGAAAGGCCTCTTCGTTAAAGATATTTTTCTCGTTCAGGTCGAACTGCAGCTCGACAACTCCGTCGGCATGACGGATTCTCAGGATCTTTGGATTCTCACTCACCGTTTCAGACACAGTGTGGCGACTTTCCGTCAACCGATTTTAGCGATATCTTTGTGATAGATCGATGCAATGCCGGCCATTTCTCAAGAAATTGAGGGAGGAAATCGATATGGACGCCGATGCTGATACTACACAAAAAGCGGAGAAGCCGATGTGTCCTGAACAAAAAGATCTGATGAATTACGTGCTCGGCCGCGAGGTCGACCAGAAGATCCGATCCCACATTCACGTCTGCAAGGGTTGCCGGCGAGAAACGGCGCGGCTCGAAGACGGATTGCTTGCCGAAGCCCTCGAGCGAGAGATCGCCACATTTCGCCCTCTGAGCGTGCGCAACGGCAAAAAGTAGCCGTTGAATTCAGTCGACGGCAGCGGCACCTGCGAAAAGCTGAACTATGTCCGAAGCATACCGACAGGCCGGCGTAGATACCGTGGCCGGTCAGCGTTTTGTCGATCTTATCAAGCCTGCCGTGAAATCCACGTTCACCCCGAATGTGATGGGCGGCCTGGGCGGATTCAGCGCCCTGTATGACGTTTCCTTCCTGAAAGATTATAAAGAGCCCGTACTCGTTTCGTCGACTGACGGCGTCGGCACCAAGCTGACCCTCGCCCGGCTTTTCAACCGTCATGAAACGGTCGGCCTCGATCTTGTCGCCATGTGCGCCAACGATCTGCTTGTGAGCGGCGCCCGTCCCATGTTCCTGCTCGATTATGTGGCCGTGGGTCGCCTGCGGCCCGAGCAGATGAAGATCGTCGTCGAGTCCATCGCCACGGGTTGCCGTCTGGCGCACTGCTCTCTCATTGGAGGCGAGACGGCCGAGCATCCGGGCGTCATGGCAGACGAAGACTACGACCTTGCCGGATTTGTCGTCGGCTGCATCGAAAAAGAGCGTCTGCAGAAGGCAAATCGCATCGCCGAAGGTGACGTCATCATCGGCATTCCGTCATCGGGCATTCATTCCAACGGCGTTTCGCTTGTGCGAAAGATCTTTCTCGACCACGGACTGCTGCCCGCCGCCGAAGGGGACCGCGCCTTCTTGCGTGATCAGATACTGCTTGCTCCGACCATCCTCTATGAAGAGGTCGTGCGTGACGTGATCGAAGCAGAGCTGCCGACGGGCATGGTGCACGTAACGGGCGGCGGATTCTACGAAAACGTGCCCCGCGTGCTCTCCGATGATCTGAGCGCCGAGTTCACTCCCTGGACTCTGCCCGAACCG
This region of Leptonema illini DSM 21528 genomic DNA includes:
- a CDS encoding enoyl-CoA hydratase/isomerase family protein encodes the protein MSENPKILRIRHADGVVELQFDLNEKNIFNEEAFLSFSKHLIEIGQDKEIRAVLLSSASEEYFSNGLDPNMFVDRDFQHIHRAVDIILQSTLELLRLPQPIVAAVGGHCMGAGAVFALFSEYRLMSAKKGRIGFPEIRIGLSFPAGAATLLAELVGPKAARDLLFDGTPLKAEQARTLGLVDEVCSSAELMPAALKLATSLAKKPPMALQAIKLALKQRARIYMEDRMHDDRDWLVRTIHSKHGQEGFRSILENRRPVFE
- the purM gene encoding phosphoribosylformylglycinamidine cyclo-ligase, whose translation is MSEAYRQAGVDTVAGQRFVDLIKPAVKSTFTPNVMGGLGGFSALYDVSFLKDYKEPVLVSSTDGVGTKLTLARLFNRHETVGLDLVAMCANDLLVSGARPMFLLDYVAVGRLRPEQMKIVVESIATGCRLAHCSLIGGETAEHPGVMADEDYDLAGFVVGCIEKERLQKANRIAEGDVIIGIPSSGIHSNGVSLVRKIFLDHGLLPAAEGDRAFLRDQILLAPTILYEEVVRDVIEAELPTGMVHVTGGGFYENVPRVLSDDLSAEFTPWTLPEPFASLQHRGNLRYDEMLSVFNCGYGYLMMVREEDVEKTLSMLDAGLNAYRSRVISELEKTFVSMRGTCRPSESFLRPPAVIGRIKKKQGSDASVHFL